GGGAGAGCCGAAGGACTCGACCAGGCGGTCGCGGAGCTCGTGCACGTTGAGGTCGCTGGTGTCGACCACGAGGTCGGCCTCACCACGGAGATCCTCGAGCACCGCACGTTCGCGTTGGATCCCCTCCACGACCCCCTCCGCCCCGCCGGACTCGCCCAGGGGGTGCCGGCGACGCGACGCCTCGAACCGCCGCACCAGGGTGTCGTCGTCCGCCTCGAGGAACAGCACGCGCACGTCGCGGTGGGCGTCGCGCAGAGCCCGGATCTCCTCCTGGAGCTCACCGAAGAACTCCCGGCCGCGGACGTCAGCGACAACGGCCAGCCGGTCCACGCTGCTCCGGGGCGTGGCGGCGAGGCCCACCACCTGCCCGATCAGCGTGGGAGGCAGGTTGTCGATCACGTAGAAGCCGAGATCCTCCAGGACCTTCGCCGCCTCGGTTCGTCCCGCGCCCGACATCCCGGTGATGACCACGAGCTCGGCAGCACCGTCCACGTTCACGGCTGCGCCTCCGGCTCGCGATCAGACGGCAGGCCGCGCCGCAACGTCGCGGTGAAGAACATCACCAGCAGGACCCGCAGGTAGTGGTAGACGAGCTTGAGGTTGCGGGTCGAAGGACGGCCGGCGACCCGGTCGCGCATCGGGGTGGGAACCTCGTCGACGCGCAGACCAGCGTAGATGGCGAGCAGGATGGCCTCGACCGAATCCATGTACTCGGCAGGGTACGCGTGCGAGAACAGCTGGAGCGCGCGGGGGCCGAAGGCGCGGAACCCCGACGACGCATCCGTGAAGCGGCGTCCGACCGCGAGCTGGATGAAGATCCGCAGCAGCTCCATGGCGCCGCCACGGAAGAAGCCGACGTCGTAGTCGCGTTCGGTCGCCCGGAAGCGGCTGCCGATCACCATGTCAGCGCCGTCGTCGAGCGCCTCGTACAGCCGCTCGATCGCCTCCGCGTCGTGCTGGCCGTCCGCGTCGAACTGGACGACCCGTGGGTAGCCGTGCCGGACGGCGTACCGGAAGCCGGTACGCAGCGCCCCTCCGATGCCGAGGTTGAACGGGAGCGTCGCGACCAGCACCCCGGCGTCACGGGCCACCGCACTGGTGGCGTCCGTGGAGCCGTCGTCGACGACCAGCACGTCCTCGTCGGGGACGGTCCGCCGCAGCTCGGCCAGGACGCCGGGCAGGGCGGCCTCCTCGTTGTACGCCGGGATCACGACGAGGGTGGAGGGCCGCTGCTTCACTGCCGCCACCTTACGTCGCCTGTCACAGCAGTCGCCGGACCAACTCCCAGTAGGCGGCGAGGATCCGGCCGAACACCACCCCGGCGCGGGACAGGTCCACGTTGCGGGGGGCGAACCCGCCCTCGAGGAGCCACGCCAGGTCGCGATCCCGGACACGTCGCTCGTCGCCGAGCTGTGCCCGACGCTGGCGGACGTGGTCCGCGTGGCGCAGCATCCATCCCCAGCCGCGGATCTTCGCCGACCACCATCCCTGCCCCAAGCCGACCGCCAGCATCGCCGCTTCCACGGCCAGCAGCGCGGGGAGGATCAGAGCGAGCGTCCGGGTCTCGAAGACGGTCAGCACGAACAGCAGCCGGTTGCGCTCGAGCAGCTCGTACTTGCGCGGGTTCCGGGCGAAGTCGTAGTGGTGGATCACCACCGCGTCGGGGACGTGGACCACACGACGCCCGCGCCGCCAGCACCGCCAGCTGAGCTCGACGTCCTCGTGGTACGCGAAGTAGGCCGGGTCGAACCCGCCGAGCTCCTCCCAGAGGCGACGCCGGATCGCGAACCCCGCCCCGCTGGCCCCCGCGACATCACGTTCGTCCCGATGGGCATCGGCCGGCTCGTCGAAGGCCCCTGCCCAGCTCAACCCGACGTAGCTGATCGGGTTGCCAGCCGAGTTGAGCCGGTCGGGGCGGTCGGCCAGCCGGATGCTCCCCGACGCGATCCCCACCCCAGGACGGCACGCGACCGCCGCGAGGCGCGCGAGCGCGTCCGGTGCGACCACGGCGTCGGAGTTGACGAACGCCAGCACCCGGCCCCGAGCTGGGGCCGCCCCGGCGTTGCAGCCCCCGGCGAAACCCAGGTTCGTCCCCGGCCGGAGCAACGTCACGCCTGATCTCAGCGCCGCCGCCTCGACCGCTTCACGGCTGGTACAGCCGTTGTCGACCACCACCACGTCGACGGTCACACCGCGCGACGCCAGCAGCGCCTCGACACACGGTTCGAGCCACGGCTCGTCGCGGTAGGCCAGGACGATCGCGGTGACGGGGATCACGGCTCGGCCGCGAATTGGCCGGCGGACGGCTGTGGGGCGGGGCGGTGGGATGCCGCCCGGACCGTGACGACCGTCAGCCACCCCATCGCTGCGAGCGCCAGCCCGGTACCGGCCACGAACCCGACCTCCAGCCGCAGCAGGAGCAGCTCGGAGACGACCGCCGTCACGACCGTGAAGCCCACCACGCCTGCCAGCCAGGCAGCGGCGACGCGGGCGTGCGCGTCGAGGGCGATCAGCGCCTGCGCGAGGGCGAGCGCGAGCATGTACATGGCGGCGCCCAAGGCGAGCATGCCGAGGTCGGCCCGCGCCAGGTCGTAGGCGGGGCCGAACAGCAGCCGCAGCGCCCAGGGACCCACCGTGAAGGCGCCGGCCGCGGCCAGCGACCCGATCCCCGCCACGGCAGCGAGCAGACGCCACAAGCCGCTGCGGAACTCGTCGTGGAGCCCGGCACCCGCCAGGTTGGCGAGCTTCGGGAGGAGCGCGACCTGGATCGCAGCGAACAGGAACAGCGGGACCCGGGCGAGGATCACGCCAGAGATGAACCGTCCCGCCACGGCCTCCTCGCCCGGCCCGGCCAGTAGCACCGCCGCGATCTGCGGCCCGTTGACGAGGAGCTGTGCGAGGACCTGCGCGCTCAGCAGCCAACCCAGGGCAGCGGACAGCTCTCGCCACTGCGCCTCGGGACCGTCGGCCGTCAGCTGCCGCGGGGCGCGGGCCGCCACGGCGGCCGCGACCAGGGGCGGCAGACCCAGGGCCACGCCATAGGGGCCGACGACCTGCACGCCCAGGACAGCCAACGCCAGCGCGAGTCCGAAGCGGACCATGCCCTCGGTCGCCAGGACGACCCCGTACCGGCCGAACCGGTCCGCCCCCGACAGGGTGCCGCGGAGCAGGTGTTCCCACGCGTACCCGACGATGCCCAGCCCCAGACCCACCAGCAGGAGGGGCTCGCCGGCGAAGAGGGCGTCGAGGAGCGGGGCGCGGGCGAGCACCGCTGCCGCCAGCACGATCGCGGCAGCGGTCGCTGCCACCACGCCGGCTCGGCGCACGACGGGTCGGCCGCCGACGCCCTGGGCACGGCGGCTGGCGAGGGCCCGGGCGACCTCCTGCTCGATCGGGAGGAACACCCCGGGCCCACTGGTGAACACCACCGCCCACAGCGCAGACAGCGGGGCGAACACCGCCGGTCCCAACACCCGGCCGGAGATGACCAGGAACCCGTACGAGGTGAGGCCCAGAACCACCAGTCCCGCGCCGACCGCGACGGCGCCCTCCGGGAGCGGGTTCCGCGCGCGGACGCGCTCGAGCAGGTCCTGCGCCACGCGGTCAGCCGGCGTCGCTCGGTCGTCGCCCGGCGAGGTCGCCCTCCGCCCGGAGCAACGCCAGTTCCTCCGCCAGCTTCCGGGTGCGTTCCTCCAGCCGGGACAGCTCCCACGACACGTGGACGGCAACCAGCAGCAGCAGCGTGATCGCGGCGAGGAACAGCGTCGCCGGGCCGTAGTCGATCCCGAGCCACAGCGACACCCGGTCGAGGATCGCCGGGGAGATCGCGAGCGCAACCATGACGACACCGACCGACAGCCACAGGAAGGCGTACTTGACACGCAACTGCCGGCGTCGGACCAGCCGGAGGATCATCGTCACGCTGCCCAACGTGATCAGCGACACCAGGACGTGCGCCACCGGGCTCAAACCGTGGCCTCCTCGCCGTCGGGCCCCGCGAGGTGGGCTCGGACCGCGGTCGCGATCGTACGAGACACCCCCGGCACCTCCATCAGATCCGCGACGCTGGCGTGTCGCAGCGCCGTGACGCTCCCGAAGCGCCGGAGCAAGGCCCGGCGGCGGGCCGGCCCGACGCCGGGGACGGCGTCCAGCTCCGAGGTCATGACGCTCCGCCGCCGCCGGATCCGGTGGTAGCTCACCGCGAACCGGTGCGCCTCGTCGCGGACGCGCTGCAACAGGAACAGCGCCGGGCTGCCTCGCGGGAGGACGATCGGCTGGGGGTCGCCGGAGACGTACAGCTCCTCGTACCGCTTGGCCAACGCCGCGACCTGGATCCGCTGCCCGAGCCCGAGGTCGCGCAGCGCGGCCAACGCCGCGTTGAGCTGCCCGGGGCCACCGTCGACCAGCACGAGGTTGGGCGGGTACGCGAACCGCTTGGGGGCGTCCGCCGGCGCGACCTCGTCCTCCAGGAGCCGCGCGAAGCGCCGTCGGATCACCTCGTGCATCGCGGCGTAGTCGTCGTTGCGATCGGCGCCCACCTTGAAGCGGCGGTACTCGGACTTCCTGGGCAGGCCATCTTCGAACGCCACCATCGAGCCGACCACCTCGGTGCCACCGAGGTGCGAGATGTCGAACGCCTCGATCCGCAACGGGGCGTCGCCCAGCCCGAGCGCCGCCTGGAGGTCGGGCAGCGCCTGGGACCGCGCGTTGAAGTCCTGGGCACGCGTGAGCTTGTGCCGCTGAAACGCTCCCCGCGCATTGTCGCGGACCGTCTCGAGCAGGGCCCGCTTCTCTCCTCGCCGCGGCACGTGGAAGCGGACCGTGCTGCCACGCAGCTCACCGAGGAGCGCGCCGACCGCGTCGTGGTCGGCTGGTTGGGTCGGCACCAGCACCAGCGGGGGGACATCGTCGCGGCGCTCCTCGTACAGCTCGAGGAGGAACGACGTCAGCAGCTCCGGCGTGTCGAGCTGCTCGACCTTGTCCACGGTCCAGCCCTTCCGGCCGACCACGCGCCCACGCCGGACGAAGAAGACCTGCACCGCAGCCTCGAGGTCATCCTCGACCAGGTCGACCGCGTCCAGGTCCTCCCGGCGGCTGGACACCATCTGTTGTTTGGACAGGACCGTCCGCGCCGCCAGCAGCTGGTCGCGGAGGCGTGCCGCGGCTTCGAAGTTCAGCTCGTCGGCGGCGGTGCGCATCTCCCGCTCGATCCGCGCCAGGGTCTCGTCGCTGTCTCCGTCGAGGAACGCCGCGAGCTGACCGACCAGCTGCCGGTGCTCTTCCACGCCGATGTGACCGACGCAGGGAGCCGCGCACCGGCCGATGTGGTAGTAGAGACAGGGTCGGCCGCTGCGCTGAGCACGGTCGTAGACGCCTTGGGAGCAGGAACGCACCGGGAAGACCCTCAGCAGCAGGTCGAGGGTCTCCCGGATGGCGTAGGCATGTGCGTAGGGCCCGAACCGACGGTCGCGCGGGTTGCGGGGGTTGCGCAGGACCCGGGCGCGGGGAACCTCCTCTGACGTGGTCAGGGCCAGGTAGGGGTAGCTCTTGTCGTCGCGGTACCGGACGTTGTAGCGGGGACGGTGTTCCTTGATCAGGTTGTACTCGAGGTGCAGCGCCTCGACCTCGTTGTCCACGACGATCCAGTCGACGCTGCGGGCGGCTTCGAGCATCGCCTGGGTCCGTGGTGCGATCTGCTGCCACGACTGGAAGTAGCTGGCGAGGCGCTGTCGCAGCGACTTCGCCTTCCCGACGTAGACCACACGGCCGTGGTGGTCGCGGAACAGGTAACAGCCCGCCGCATCGGGGATGGCGCCGGGCTCGGGGCGGAACGCCAGAGCGGGGTTCTCCACGCGCTCGAAGATACGCTGCGCCGCCGTGGACCGCTCCCGCGCCGCCGCCCGCCTGCACGCGGCGGTCCTCCTGGTGGCGGTTGCGGCGCTGCTGTGGGTCAACCGGCACCAGTGGTTCGTCGCCGACGAGTGGGACTTCCTGGTCGACCGCCGAGCCGACTCGCTCGACAGCCTCCTGCAGCCCCACAACGAGCACTGGTCGACGCTGCCCATCCTGGTGTACCGGGCGTTGATCGCGACGGTCGGGCTGCGCTCGTACGTGCCGTACGTCACCATCGCGTTGCTGACCCACCTGGTGGCGGCGCACCTGCTGTGGCGCATCATGCGACGCACCGGGACCGACCCGTGGGTCGCCACAGGGTTGGCAGCGGTGTTCACCGTCCTGGGCGCCGGCCACGACAACCTGCTGTGGGCGTTCCAGCTGGGTTTCAACGCTGCGCTGGCGTTGGGGCTGCTGGCCATCATCCTGGTCGCCGACGACCGTCGACGGCGCCACGTGGGCGCCGTGGGCGCGGCGGTCGTCTCGCTCCTCACCTCAGGCGTCGCGGTGGTGATGGTCGGGGTCGCGGGGCTGGCGGCGGCGCTGCGGGGCCGGGTGCGGACGGCCGCGCTGGTGGTCGCCCCGGCCGCAGTCGTGTACGTCACCTGGCTCGCCGGGTACGGGCAGCAGGGTCTCGGCTCGCACGCGCACCTCGCGCAGCGCTCGATCGGCGGGGTCGCCCGGTACGTGTGGGTGGGGATGGCCGGGACCGCCGAGGAGGTCACGGGCCTGCACGGTTGGGGTGGACTGGTCCTGCTCGTCACCGCGGTCCTGGCCGCGTCCACGGCGCGACGCCGGGCGGTGTCGTGGGGGGTCCCGATCGCCATGGCGGTCGGGGCGATGACGCTGTTCGCTCTGATCGGCGTCGGGCGGACCGGCGCCGGGCTGTCACTGGCCCGCTCCCCGCGCTACGTGTACGTGGCCACCGGCCTGCTGCTGCCGCTGGCCGGGCTGGCGCTCACCGGCCCGGCCGCCGGCAGTTCGACACGGCGGACCCTGGTGATGGTGCTCCTCGTGGCACTCACCTGGCGCAACTGGTCCCTGCTTGTCGACGCCGCCCGCATCACCGGCGAGGACGAGCAGCACCTGAAGGCCCACATCCTCGCCGCAGCGGACCTGGTCGAGTCCGGTGCCCCGCTGGTCTCCGCGCAGGTCGCCTCCGGCCTCCCCAACCTGCAGGCCCCGGAGTTGCGTGCTCTGGCCGCACGCGGCGCGCTCCCCGAACCCGATCGGCCGAGCCCGGTGGCTCGCTTGGAAGCCGCGGCCAACCTGCAGATGGACCTGACCGCCACCGCGGTGCGGCCCCCCGCCCGCCAGCCCTCCGTCCAGGTCACCGGGGTGTCGTTCGGGACCGTCCCCCCGGTCCGGGATGGGTGCGTGACCTTCGCCGCCGGGGACCACACGCAGATCGCGTTGACGTTCCCGGGCCCGGCCACGGTGCGGCTACGGACGAGCCACGCGGGTGAGCTCGTCGCCTACCTCGCCGATGCGGACGGCCGCGGGGTGCGCCACCCACGCGTCTGGCCTTTCCCGGAGGACACCCCGCAGTTCCTCACGGTCACCCGCCCCGACTCGACGGTCTTCCTGGAGGTCCCGGTCGCGGACAGGATCCGGGTCTGCGGCGTCGGGCCGTGAGGGTGCCCGTGCCGCGGCGGCACGTCGCCGTCCTGCTCGCCATCGCCCTGGTCGGCCTGGTCCGCGGGCTGTTCTGGGTGACGGTCGTGGAGATCACCAGCCCGATCGACGAGGCGCAACACATCGATTACGTCGTCTCCCTGGCGACCAGGGGCCGGCCACCGATCGTGGGGACCGACACGCTGCACCCGGATCTGCTCCGGCTGCTGAAATCGGCCCCGACGTCGACGATCGGCCGGATCCCGGTTTCGGTCGAGGAGCCGGCCGGTTGGGCGGCGGTGGCACAGTCCTACGAGGGGGTCCAGCCCCCGCTGTACTACGCCGTCCTGACACCGGCGTACCTCGCGCTGCGTGACGCCGGGATCGCACCTGTCGTCTTCGCGCTCCGTCTCGCCTCGCTGCTGCTGGCGCTGACCGCCGTCCCGCTCATCTACGTTCTCGCCCGCGAGCTCTTCCCGGAGCGCCCCGCGGTGTGGCTCGGTGGCCCGCTGCTGCTGGTCTTCGTGCAGGGGTTCAACGCCAACCTCGCCACCGTGAACAACGACGCGCTGATCGTCCCGCTCGGTGTCGCCACGCTCATCCCGGTCGCCCGTGCCATCCGCCGTGGCATCACCTGGCGGCAGGCGGTCGCGACCGGGACGCTGTTCGGTCTGGGGTTGCTGACCAAGGCCACGGCGGTGGGGCTGGCTGTGGTGGTGGCGCTCGGTGCGCTGCTGGTGGCGGGCCGTCAGCGTCCACCGGTGCGCACGCTGGTCGGCTGGCCCGCCGTCGTGGGGGGGATCGCCGCCGTCCTGATCGCCCCCTGGGTCGTGTGGAACCTGGTCGTCTACGGCGCGACCAGCGGCGCCGTGCAAGCCCACGCGATCACCGGCGCGTTGCAGCTCAGCGCGCCGGTGACCACCCTCGCGGGTCTCGCCGACCACGTCGAGGCCGCGTCGCTGGGCTTCTGGGACATGCAGCTCCTCGCCCCGGCGTGGAACGCCTACACGCTGCGGTGGACCGCGGTGTTCCTCGCCGCGGTGGCCGGCGGCCTCGTGGTCACGCTGATCCGCGGCCGGCAGCGGGCGGCTGCGCGGCTGGGATGGCTCGCGGTCGCCACGCCGGCGGCATTCCTCGGGATGCTCGCCGTCATCGTCGGCGCCTTCGGCGGAGTCGGGTTGATGGTGGGCCGACACCTGTACGGGGCGCTGGGTGCCGCGGTGCTGGCGGTGGCCGGCGGGATCGGACTGGCTCTGCCGGCGCGCTGGGCGGCGGTGACGCTGCTCGCGGTGGTCGCGTTCGTCACCGGGGCGGAGCCGCCCGGCGTGCACCGCTACCTCGACGCGACGTACGTCCGCGGTGTGGTCGCGCCCGATCTCGCCCCGGTGGTCGATCAGACCTGGAACGACGAGTGGATCCCCGGTGAACCGGTCCGTCTGTCGGCGCCCTGCCAGTCACCGGCTTTCACGCTGACGTTCGAGGACCGCAACCCCACGGTCCTCACGGTGGCGGGCGGCGGGTCCGCGCAACGCGTCGAGGAGGTGCGGTACCCGATCGGTTTCACGATCTCGCGCTACCGGTTGGACGCTGCGGTCACCGAGGCCGTCGTCGAGGTCCCGCCGTGGGCGCATCTGGGCTGGTCGCGGGGCGATCGCACGCCGCACCTGGAGATGGTTCACCGCGGCGGCGATCCGGTGGGCCAGATCCTGTGCCCCGTGGACGACCCCGGACCGGTGCGCTTCGAGCAGACCTTCGACCGCCACCACCCCGACGCGATCGACTACGGCCCGGTACGCGCCTGGCCGTTGGTGTGGGTATGGGCGACGCGCGCGGCGGCTCTCGGGGCGCTGCTGGGTGCGCTGGTGCGGGCGGGGCGCCGCCGCCGGTCGGGATCGGCTACGTGAGCAGGTCGCGGAGGAACTTGCCTGTGTACGACGCGGGCTCGGCCGCGATGTCCTCGGGGGTTCCGGCGACGACCACGGTTCCGCCGCCGACGCCGCCCTCAGGCCCCAGGTCGATGACGTGATCCGCCGTCTTGATCACGTCGAGGTTGTGCTCGATCACGATCACGGTGTTGCCCTTGTCGACCAGCCGGTGCAGGACGTCGAGCAGCCGCGCGACGTCGGCGAAGTGCAGCCCGGTGGTGGGCTCGTCGAGGATGTACACGGTCTGGCCGGTTGCGCGTTTCTTCAGCTCCGAGGCCAGCTTGACGCGCTGGGCCTCACCGCCCGACAGAGTCGTGGCGGGCTGACCGAGGCGGAGGTAGCCCAGGCCCACATCGCTCAGCGTCTGCAGGTGCGCCGCGATCGCCGGGATCGGCTCGAAGAAGTGCAGCGCCGTCTCGACCGTCATGTCGAGCACCTCCGCGATGGTGCGGCCCTTGTAGTGCACCTCGAGGGTCTCGCGGTTGTAGCGACGGCCGCGGCACACCTCACACGGGACGTACACGTCGGGCAGGAAGTGCATCTCGATCTTGATGGTTCCGTCACCGCGGCACGCCTCGCACCGTCCCCCTTTGACGTTGAACGAGAACCGGCCGGGCATGTAGCCGCGGAGCTTCGCCTCCGGGGTCGCCGCGAAGAGCCTGCGGATGTGGTCGAACACGCCGGTGTAGGTGGCCGGGTTCGAGCGTGGCGTGCGTCCGATCGGTGACTGGTCGACGACCACGACCTTGTCCACGTGCTCCAGACCGGTCACGCGGCGGTGACGACCGGGAGCCTCCCGCGACGAGTAGACGTGTCTCATCAGCACCCGGGCGAGGATGTCATTCACGAGCGTGGATTTCCCGGATCCGGACACGCCGGTCACGCAGGTGAAGGTCCCCAGCGGGAAAGACACGCCGATGTCGTGGAGGTTGTGTTCGCTGGCTCCGACGACCGTCACTGCCCGGTCGTGGTGCACCGGCCGACGCTGGGTCGGGGTCGCGATCGACAGCTGACCAGACAGGTACCGCCCCGTGATCGAGCTGTCTTGCCGCAGCAGCTCGGCCAGCGACCCGGAGTGAACGATCTCCCCGCCGTGTTCGCCGGCGCCGGGACCGATGTCGACGATGTGATCGGCAGCCTCGATGGTGGCCTCGTCGTGCTCGACGACGATCAGCGTGTTGCCCAGGTCGCGCAGGCGGAGCAGCGTCTCGATCAGGCGGGCGTTGTCGCGCTGGTGCAGCCCGATCGATGGTTCGTCCAGGACGTACAGGACACCGACCAGACCGGCGCCGATCTGGGTCGCCAGTCTGATCCGCTGCGCTTCTCCGCCCGACAGCGATCCGGCGGAGCGGTCGAGGGTGAGGTACTCCAGGCCGACGTCGAGGAGGAACCGCAGTCGCGACCGGATCTCCTTCAGGACCCGAGCGGCGATCAGCTGCTGGCGCTCGGACAGCTGAAGGTCAGCGACGAACTCGTCGGCTTCAGCGACCGATAGCGCGGCCAGCTCGGCGATCCCGATCCCGGAGACGGTCACGGCCAGCGCGAGCGGCTTCAGGCGCTGCCCGTGACACGCTGGACAGGCCACCTCACGCATGTACTGCTCGACCTGTCCGCGGACGTAGTCGGAGTCGGTCTCGGTGTGGCGGCGAAGCAGCGACGGGAGGACGCCCTCGAAACGAGCCTTGTACGAGCGTCGGCGCCCGTAGCGGTTCGTGTACTGCACGTGGACGCGGTGGTCGAGCCCGTGCAACACCGCGCGGCGGACACGCGCAGGGAGATCCTTCCATGGGCTGGTGGGGTCGGCGCCCTGATCGCGGATCACCGACCGCAGCAGTTGCTCGTAGTAGTTGCTCTGGTGGCCGCCGGCCCACGGCAGGATCACGCCATCAGCGATCGACAGGTGTGGGTCGCCGACCACCAGCTCGGGGTCGACGGTCAGCTGCGTCCCCAGCCCGCTGCACTCCTCGCATGCCCCGTAGGGCGAGTTGAACGAGAAGTTGCGCGGCGCGAGCTGATCGAACGAGAGGCCGCACACCGGACAGGCGAGGTGCTCGGAGAACGTCAGGATCTCCGGTTCGCCGCCGCCCTCGGAGGGAACGATCTCGATCATCGCGACCCCCTCCGCCAGGTTGAGGGCCGTCTCGATCGAGTCGGTCAGGCGCCGGCGCAGATCCCCCCTCTGCACCAGGCGATCGACCACCACCTCGATCTCGTGCTTGCGCTGCTTGTTGAGCTTCGGCGGGTCCTCGAGCGGGTGAACCTCGCCGTCCACCCGCACCCGGGCGTACCCCTGCCGTGACAGCTGCTGGAACAGGTTGGCGTATTCGCCCTTGCGGCCACGCACGACGGGGGCGAGCACCTGGAAACGTGTCCCCGGCGGGAGCTCATGGACCTGGTCGACGATCTGCTCGGCGGTCTGGCGCGAGATCTCCCGACCGCAGTTGGGGCAGTACGGTGTTCCGATCCTGGCGTACAGCAGCCGCAGGTAGTCGTAGATCTCGGTGATCGTCCCGACGGTGGACCGCGGGTTGCGGGAGGTCGACTTCTGGTCGATCGAGATCGCCGGGGACAGCCCTTCGATGAAGTCGACGTCCGGCTTCTCCATCTGACCGAGGAACTGCCGGGCGTACGCAGACAGGGACTCGACGTAGCGTCGCTGCCCCTCGGCGTAGATGGTGTCGAAGGCGAGGCTGGACTTGCCCGAGCCGGACAGCCCGGTGAACACGATCAGCGCATCACGGGGGAGCTCGAGGTTGACGTCCTTGAGGTTGTGTTCGCGGGCACCGCGGACGGTGATCACCGCGTGCGAGACGTGCTCGATCACCTGCTCGCTGGGCACGGTCGGACGTCTCCGGGGTTGGTCGGCAGGGTTCGCGGGATCGTTTGCGAGAGGTGCCGATCGTATCGCAGGGGACGGTACGCGAGGCGAACCGGTGTTCGGGTCCGGCCTCTACAGTGGCACGGGGACATGGAGGAGGCAGCGTTGGGTGACGCCTACTCAGGTCACGTCGACCCCGGCGGCGGGCCGGTCGAGCGCCGCGACGGACGTCTGCTCGTGCGCAAGCTCTCCGTCGGAGACATGGACAACAACGTCTACGTGGTCGCGGACGCCTCCACCGGCGCCGCCATGATCGTGGACGCAGCAGCCGACGCGGAGCGGATCCGCCAGGCGGCGAGCGACCTCGAGCCCGTCGCCGTGCTGCAAACCCACGGACACTGGGACCACGTCCGGGCGTGGCCCGACCTGGCGACGGATCCCGGGCTCGACGTCTGGGGACACGCCGACGACCGCGAGCTGTTCCCGCGTGAACCCGACCGGCTGCTCGACGACGGCGACCAGCTGCAACTCGGAGGCATGCGCGTGGAGGTGATCCACACCCCGGGTCACACTCCCGGGAGCATCAACTTCCTGGTCGGCGCCGACCAGCGACCGCACCTCTTCACGGGCGACTCGCTGTTCCCCGGCGGCGTGGGGCGCACCACACCGGAGACGTTCCCTCAGCTGTTCGACAACGTCAAGAAGAAGCTGTTCGCGCGTCTCCCGGACGAGACGTGGGTGTATCCCGGACACGGCGACGACACCACGCTCGGCCGTGAGCGGCCGCATCTCGACGAGTGGCGCGCGCGCGGCTGGTGACCGTCGACCACCGGTGATGGGCCCTCGCTCGGCCACCGAGCCGGTGGGCGCATGCCGCGCCCACGTCACCGCCCCCACGGAACTCCGAGGACGATCACGATTATCCCAACGAGGAACGCCGCCCCGACCGTTCGGTACGCGTCGCCCGGAATGTCGCTGCGCCGCGCGCGGACCAGACCTGCGTGCACCAGGCCGAGCCCGGCGATGCTCATGGCCGGGTGGATCACGGCCATGAACAGGCCTTGTCCCCATCCGGCGTTCAC
The sequence above is a segment of the Actinomycetota bacterium genome. Coding sequences within it:
- the uvrA gene encoding excinuclease ABC subunit UvrA; protein product: MITVRGAREHNLKDVNLELPRDALIVFTGLSGSGKSSLAFDTIYAEGQRRYVESLSAYARQFLGQMEKPDVDFIEGLSPAISIDQKSTSRNPRSTVGTITEIYDYLRLLYARIGTPYCPNCGREISRQTAEQIVDQVHELPPGTRFQVLAPVVRGRKGEYANLFQQLSRQGYARVRVDGEVHPLEDPPKLNKQRKHEIEVVVDRLVQRGDLRRRLTDSIETALNLAEGVAMIEIVPSEGGGEPEILTFSEHLACPVCGLSFDQLAPRNFSFNSPYGACEECSGLGTQLTVDPELVVGDPHLSIADGVILPWAGGHQSNYYEQLLRSVIRDQGADPTSPWKDLPARVRRAVLHGLDHRVHVQYTNRYGRRRSYKARFEGVLPSLLRRHTETDSDYVRGQVEQYMREVACPACHGQRLKPLALAVTVSGIGIAELAALSVAEADEFVADLQLSERQQLIAARVLKEIRSRLRFLLDVGLEYLTLDRSAGSLSGGEAQRIRLATQIGAGLVGVLYVLDEPSIGLHQRDNARLIETLLRLRDLGNTLIVVEHDEATIEAADHIVDIGPGAGEHGGEIVHSGSLAELLRQDSSITGRYLSGQLSIATPTQRRPVHHDRAVTVVGASEHNLHDIGVSFPLGTFTCVTGVSGSGKSTLVNDILARVLMRHVYSSREAPGRHRRVTGLEHVDKVVVVDQSPIGRTPRSNPATYTGVFDHIRRLFAATPEAKLRGYMPGRFSFNVKGGRCEACRGDGTIKIEMHFLPDVYVPCEVCRGRRYNRETLEVHYKGRTIAEVLDMTVETALHFFEPIPAIAAHLQTLSDVGLGYLRLGQPATTLSGGEAQRVKLASELKKRATGQTVYILDEPTTGLHFADVARLLDVLHRLVDKGNTVIVIEHNLDVIKTADHVIDLGPEGGVGGGTVVVAGTPEDIAAEPASYTGKFLRDLLT
- a CDS encoding MBL fold metallo-hydrolase, yielding MEEAALGDAYSGHVDPGGGPVERRDGRLLVRKLSVGDMDNNVYVVADASTGAAMIVDAAADAERIRQAASDLEPVAVLQTHGHWDHVRAWPDLATDPGLDVWGHADDRELFPREPDRLLDDGDQLQLGGMRVEVIHTPGHTPGSINFLVGADQRPHLFTGDSLFPGGVGRTTPETFPQLFDNVKKKLFARLPDETWVYPGHGDDTTLGRERPHLDEWRARGW